One window of Enterobacter sp. RHBSTW-00175 genomic DNA carries:
- a CDS encoding PTS sugar transporter subunit IIC, with product MNIQFMNVAVTLIEQRVTPFANLLTRSQHITAMRDSFALAMPFVIVGSLMVPLIFPPFAVNADAWYGAAYQAIRPMLLPTFELTIGLVALIIAFGASASLGKQYHLPERLCGLTGCLAFLVFIGFKETDTSNIFLGGIGIFSALISSFYSIEVMRLFYRRGWCIRLPEEVPVMTRNGFQLLMPLLAIMLSITLLNAILKQNTGMILPDMISEAFRPLIIASDTLTALIITIVICNLLWFIGIHGALIVTGIMNPFWMTYLFENQQALANNITPLPHIYLQGFWDFYLLIGGIGSTLPLIVMALRSRSRQLKSVSKIGLIPSLFNINEPVLFGFPIILNPLFLIPFIFVPVINACIAWYLTHLGVLDRAVAMLPWSMPAPLGAAWSANGSWKNLFMCLFAFFNAWMIYRPFFNVYERQLVESESK from the coding sequence ATGAACATTCAGTTTATGAATGTTGCTGTGACACTGATTGAGCAACGCGTTACGCCATTTGCTAACCTACTCACCCGCAGCCAGCACATCACAGCGATGCGGGACAGCTTTGCGCTGGCCATGCCGTTTGTGATAGTGGGTAGTCTGATGGTTCCCCTGATTTTTCCGCCGTTTGCTGTGAACGCTGATGCCTGGTATGGCGCGGCTTATCAGGCCATTCGGCCGATGTTATTGCCAACGTTTGAACTGACCATTGGACTTGTGGCATTGATTATCGCTTTCGGTGCCAGTGCCAGTCTGGGCAAACAGTATCACCTGCCGGAACGACTCTGCGGTCTGACGGGATGCCTGGCTTTCCTGGTGTTTATCGGTTTTAAAGAAACGGATACCAGCAATATTTTCCTTGGTGGGATTGGGATATTTAGCGCTTTAATATCAAGCTTCTACAGCATTGAAGTGATGCGACTCTTTTACCGACGTGGCTGGTGTATTCGTTTGCCGGAAGAGGTGCCAGTGATGACACGCAATGGCTTCCAGCTTCTGATGCCTCTGCTCGCCATCATGCTTTCAATCACTCTGCTCAACGCGATACTAAAGCAAAACACCGGCATGATTTTGCCGGATATGATCAGTGAAGCTTTTCGGCCGCTAATCATCGCCTCTGATACGCTAACCGCACTGATTATTACGATTGTTATTTGCAATTTACTGTGGTTTATCGGAATTCACGGTGCGCTGATTGTCACCGGTATCATGAATCCTTTCTGGATGACCTATCTATTTGAAAATCAACAGGCTTTAGCAAACAACATAACGCCACTACCCCATATCTATCTTCAGGGATTTTGGGATTTTTACCTGCTAATCGGCGGGATTGGTTCGACGCTGCCCCTGATCGTTATGGCCCTGCGTAGCCGTTCTCGACAGCTAAAAAGCGTCAGCAAGATTGGGTTGATTCCATCGCTGTTTAATATCAATGAACCGGTACTTTTCGGCTTCCCGATTATTCTCAACCCTCTGTTTTTAATTCCATTTATTTTTGTCCCGGTGATCAATGCATGTATCGCATGGTATCTCACTCACCTCGGCGTGCTTGACCGCGCGGTGGCTATGCTACCCTGGTCGATGCCTGCGCCGCTCGGCGCAGCCTGGTCAGCAAACGGCAGTTGGAAAAACC
- a CDS encoding PTS sugar transporter subunit IIB — MKKIMLCCSAGMSTSLLVKKMLEEADKRGLAVDIKAFGVAEFEQQVGNYQVVLLGPQVKYMQKDLQNKANPYGIKVEPINMMDYGMQKGGAVLDYALSLIENNN, encoded by the coding sequence ATGAAGAAAATTATGCTTTGCTGTTCCGCCGGAATGTCTACCAGCCTTCTGGTCAAAAAGATGCTGGAAGAGGCGGATAAGCGCGGTCTGGCCGTTGATATTAAAGCCTTTGGCGTCGCGGAGTTTGAACAGCAGGTTGGGAATTACCAGGTGGTGCTGTTGGGGCCACAGGTGAAGTACATGCAAAAAGATCTTCAGAACAAAGCCAACCCTTATGGGATCAAGGTCGAGCCCATCAACATGATGGATTACGGCATGCAGAAGGGAGGGGCAGTACTGGATTATGCCCTGTCCCTGATTGAAAATAATAACTAA